One Micavibrio aeruginosavorus ARL-13 genomic window carries:
- a CDS encoding SH3 domain-containing protein, protein MELEKTSTQNARSRSLEVKFKKLFMSALTGLAAIWRVVVDRILLICIPTCVFSLSIMMICLRVLILALGLAVFAGGAGVSFAKDEEPRFNSTGLALPRFVSLAAEEAHVRAGPATRYPIKWIYKKRGLPVEIIQEFDVWRKIRDRDGDEGWLHKSLLSSRRNVIVLGEEAVAIRSQDSENSRTIARLQPGVIATASECKKAWCKITAGGYEGWAERKSLWGIYATEEFD, encoded by the coding sequence ATGGAGCTCGAAAAGACTTCTACGCAAAATGCCCGTTCTAGATCTTTAGAAGTAAAATTTAAAAAGCTTTTCATGTCAGCCCTAACAGGGCTGGCTGCCATTTGGCGTGTTGTCGTGGATCGAATCCTGTTGATCTGCATCCCTACATGTGTATTTTCCTTATCCATCATGATGATTTGTTTGCGTGTTCTCATTCTTGCTTTGGGGTTGGCCGTGTTTGCGGGCGGGGCCGGGGTGTCTTTTGCCAAGGATGAGGAGCCGCGCTTCAATTCAACGGGGTTGGCGTTGCCCCGTTTTGTTTCGCTGGCCGCGGAAGAGGCGCATGTGCGCGCTGGGCCGGCGACGCGTTATCCGATAAAGTGGATTTATAAGAAACGCGGACTTCCCGTTGAAATTATTCAGGAATTTGATGTTTGGCGTAAAATCCGTGATCGCGACGGTGACGAGGGGTGGTTGCACAAATCGCTGCTGTCCAGTCGCCGCAATGTTATTGTATTGGGTGAAGAAGCGGTCGCAATTCGTTCACAAGACAGTGAAAATTCCAGAACGATTGCGCGACTTCAGCCGGGCGTGATTGCAACGGCCAGCGAATGCAAAAAAGCATGGTGTAAAATCACCGCTGGCGGCTACGAAGGGTGGGCCGAAAGAAAATCACTTTGGGGTATTTACGCCACCGAAGAGTTCGACTAA
- the fabA gene encoding 3-hydroxyacyl-[acyl-carrier-protein] dehydratase FabA — MSNVQKSSYSYDDLIACGKGELFGPGNAKLPAPPMLMFDRITEVSADGGAHGKGIIKAELDVNPDLWFFQCHFLGDPVMPGCLGLDAMWQLLGFYLGWTGAPGSGRALGLGELKFTGQVLPEAKLVSYEINLKRVINRKLVLGIGDGTVSVDGKVIYEATDLKVGLFDNPKSL, encoded by the coding sequence ATGTCTAATGTACAAAAATCGAGCTACAGCTACGACGATCTGATCGCCTGTGGCAAGGGTGAACTCTTCGGTCCGGGCAATGCGAAACTGCCGGCCCCGCCGATGTTGATGTTTGACCGTATTACCGAAGTATCCGCCGATGGCGGGGCCCATGGTAAGGGGATCATCAAGGCCGAGCTGGATGTGAATCCGGATCTGTGGTTCTTCCAATGTCACTTCCTGGGTGATCCGGTGATGCCGGGCTGCCTCGGTCTGGATGCGATGTGGCAATTGCTGGGCTTCTATCTCGGTTGGACCGGTGCGCCGGGTTCGGGCCGGGCGCTGGGCCTGGGCGAATTGAAATTCACGGGTCAGGTTCTGCCGGAAGCCAAACTGGTTTCCTATGAAATCAACCTGAAGCGTGTGATCAACCGCAAGCTGGTTCTGGGGATTGGTGATGGTACCGTATCCGTGGACGGCAAGGTGATCTATGAAGCGACCGATTTGAAAGTCGGTTTGTTCGATAACCCCAAATCTTTGTAA
- the fabB gene encoding beta-ketoacyl-ACP synthase I: MSKTITQRRVVVTGLGVISCIGNSTTEVLESLKAGKSGITFSQDYADRGFRSQVWGKPEVNFEELIDRKLRRFMGDAAAYVHLSMEQAIADSGLTKEMISNPRTGIIVGSGGASSRNQLEAADIARNSAPKRVGPYMVPRCMGSTTSANAATNFEIKGVNYSISSACSTSAHCIGNAAEMIQWGKQDIMFAGGAEELDWTMSVLFDGMGAMSSKYNDRAATASRAYDKNRDGFVIAGGGAMLVLEELEHAKARGAKIYCELTGYGATSDGADMVAPSGEGALRCMKLALETVDGPITYINSHGTSTPVGDITELNAIREVFGARGEKVPAISSTKSMTGHSLGGTGAQEALYSILMMQNNFICPSINIEDLDEGAADVDIVRECRENVQHETVLSNSFGFGGTNCTLAFSRLKD; this comes from the coding sequence ATGAGCAAAACAATTACGCAACGCCGCGTGGTCGTGACCGGCCTGGGCGTCATTTCCTGCATCGGTAATTCCACGACGGAAGTTCTGGAATCTTTGAAGGCTGGTAAATCCGGTATTACGTTTTCGCAAGATTACGCCGACCGTGGTTTCCGCAGCCAGGTGTGGGGCAAGCCCGAAGTCAATTTTGAAGAATTGATCGACCGCAAGCTGCGCCGTTTTATGGGCGATGCGGCGGCGTATGTTCATCTGTCGATGGAGCAAGCGATCGCCGATTCCGGCCTGACCAAAGAGATGATCAGCAACCCGCGCACGGGCATTATCGTTGGCTCGGGCGGCGCGTCCAGCCGCAACCAGCTGGAAGCCGCCGATATCGCACGCAATTCCGCGCCCAAGCGCGTGGGCCCGTATATGGTTCCGCGCTGCATGGGGTCGACAACATCGGCAAATGCGGCCACGAACTTTGAAATTAAGGGCGTGAACTATTCCATTTCGTCGGCATGCTCGACCTCTGCGCATTGCATCGGCAACGCCGCTGAGATGATTCAATGGGGCAAGCAGGACATTATGTTCGCCGGCGGTGCCGAAGAACTGGACTGGACCATGTCCGTCCTGTTTGACGGTATGGGGGCGATGTCGTCCAAATATAACGACCGGGCCGCAACGGCGTCCCGCGCGTATGACAAAAACCGCGATGGTTTCGTGATTGCCGGTGGTGGCGCGATGCTGGTTCTGGAAGAACTGGAACATGCAAAAGCCCGTGGCGCAAAGATTTACTGCGAATTAACGGGCTATGGTGCCACATCTGACGGTGCCGACATGGTTGCGCCGAGCGGTGAGGGTGCATTGCGTTGCATGAAATTGGCGCTGGAAACGGTCGATGGTCCGATTACCTATATCAACAGCCACGGCACCAGCACGCCGGTTGGTGATATCACCGAATTGAACGCGATCCGCGAAGTTTTCGGTGCGCGTGGTGAGAAGGTTCCGGCGATCAGTTCGACCAAATCCATGACCGGCCATTCGCTGGGCGGGACCGGGGCGCAGGAAGCGTTGTATTCTATTTTGATGATGCAAAATAACTTCATCTGTCCGTCGATCAACATCGAAGACCTGGATGAAGGGGCAGCAGATGTTGATATCGTCCGCGAATGCCGTGAAAACGTACAGCATGAAACTGTTCTGTCCAACAGCTTCGGTTTTGGTGGTACGAACTGCACGCTGGCTTTCTCGCGTTTGAAAGACTAG
- a CDS encoding enoyl-ACP reductase FabI, whose product MTLEKGSKSNIMAGKRGLIMGVANDHSIAWGIAKTLYEHGADLAFTYQGDSLKKRVEPLAKSAGSDILLNCDVTREEDIDSVFAGLGKVWDGLDFVVHAVAYSNKEELKGRYLDTTLENFLNTMHISCYSFTSVMRRAAPMMKNGGSAITLSYYGAEKVMPNYNVMGVAKAALEASVRYLAADLGPKGIRVNAVSAGPMRTLAGSAIGSARTTFKYNNMTAPLRRGVELEELGGTGLYLLSDLGGAVTGEVHYVDCGFNALGMPQNLNEVLAVMGGNGKAE is encoded by the coding sequence ATGACACTGGAAAAAGGTTCTAAATCCAACATTATGGCCGGCAAGCGCGGTTTGATCATGGGCGTAGCCAATGATCATTCCATCGCGTGGGGCATTGCCAAAACCCTGTATGAACACGGGGCCGATCTGGCTTTCACCTATCAGGGTGATTCCCTGAAAAAGCGGGTCGAGCCGCTGGCAAAATCCGCCGGGTCCGACATTTTGTTGAACTGCGACGTCACACGCGAAGAAGACATTGATTCTGTCTTTGCCGGTTTGGGCAAGGTTTGGGATGGTTTGGATTTCGTCGTTCACGCCGTTGCGTATTCGAACAAGGAAGAATTGAAGGGGCGTTATCTGGATACGACGCTCGAGAACTTTTTGAACACGATGCACATTTCCTGCTATTCCTTCACCTCGGTTATGCGCCGCGCCGCGCCGATGATGAAGAACGGCGGTTCGGCCATTACACTGTCCTATTACGGGGCGGAAAAAGTCATGCCGAATTACAACGTGATGGGTGTGGCCAAGGCCGCGCTGGAGGCATCCGTTCGCTATCTGGCCGCCGATTTGGGCCCGAAAGGCATCCGTGTTAACGCTGTATCGGCTGGCCCGATGCGCACGCTGGCTGGCTCCGCCATCGGTTCCGCGCGCACCACGTTCAAGTACAACAACATGACCGCGCCGTTGCGCCGGGGTGTTGAACTGGAAGAACTGGGCGGAACGGGTCTGTACCTGCTGTCTGATCTAGGCGGCGCGGTGACGGGTGAAGTCCACTACGTCGATTGCGGTTTCAATGCTCTGGGCATGCCCCAGAATTTGAACGAGGTTCTGGCCGTGATGGGCGGGAATGGAAAAGCCGAATGA
- the mscL gene encoding large-conductance mechanosensitive channel protein MscL has product MKIINEFREFAMRGNVIDLAVGIVIGTAFGAITNSLVKDVIMPPVGVILGKVDFSDLKWEMIKASEGVQAVTLNYGLFIQSVVNFIIVAWAMFMIIKVMNTLKRKQEQGAADAPPPPKQEVLLEEIRDLLKNK; this is encoded by the coding sequence ATGAAAATCATTAACGAATTCCGTGAATTCGCCATGCGCGGCAATGTCATCGACCTGGCCGTCGGTATTGTCATCGGGACGGCATTCGGCGCTATTACCAATTCGCTGGTAAAGGATGTCATCATGCCGCCCGTCGGTGTCATTTTGGGCAAGGTTGATTTCAGCGACCTGAAATGGGAAATGATCAAAGCGTCCGAAGGTGTACAGGCCGTCACATTGAATTATGGCCTGTTCATTCAATCCGTTGTGAATTTCATTATCGTGGCCTGGGCCATGTTTATGATCATCAAGGTGATGAACACCTTGAAACGCAAACAAGAACAAGGCGCAGCCGATGCCCCGCCGCCGCCGAAACAAGAAGTGTTGCTGGAAGAAATTCGCGATTTGTTAAAAAACAAATAA
- a CDS encoding glycerophosphoryl diester phosphodiesterase: MALKIPKIIGHRGACGYAPENTIESILTAAEMGVEWVELDVMLTRDNVPVIFHDDTLDRTTNGFGNIADTTWADLQQLEAGSWFGESFAGAKIPSLEDALDVIIQKNLGLNLEIKPTPGREKETAEVALDVLSRIWDDHSRLLISSFQLVSLETAQEMAPDWYRGLLLWHDDLPPNWADIADYLDVVSVNISQQLATREMVEDIIDMEKAVMVYTVNDAQEARKLRGWGVDTVFTDVPDVIREAMFHVH; the protein is encoded by the coding sequence ATGGCCCTTAAAATCCCGAAAATCATTGGTCACCGTGGCGCGTGCGGATACGCGCCGGAGAACACGATTGAATCCATCCTGACCGCTGCTGAAATGGGGGTGGAATGGGTTGAACTGGATGTCATGCTGACACGTGACAACGTGCCGGTGATTTTCCACGATGATACGCTGGACCGCACCACAAACGGTTTTGGCAATATCGCCGACACCACATGGGCAGATTTGCAACAGCTGGAGGCCGGAAGCTGGTTCGGTGAAAGCTTTGCCGGGGCAAAAATCCCATCGTTGGAAGATGCGTTGGATGTGATCATCCAAAAGAATCTCGGCCTGAACCTCGAAATCAAACCAACACCGGGGCGCGAGAAGGAAACAGCGGAAGTGGCGCTGGATGTTCTCTCCCGCATCTGGGACGACCATTCCCGCCTGCTGATTTCCAGCTTCCAACTGGTCAGTTTGGAAACGGCGCAGGAAATGGCACCGGATTGGTATCGCGGTCTTCTCCTCTGGCATGATGACCTGCCACCCAACTGGGCCGACATTGCCGATTATCTGGACGTTGTATCCGTGAACATCAGCCAGCAACTGGCCACGCGCGAAATGGTCGAAGACATCATCGACATGGAAAAGGCCGTGATGGTTTACACCGTCAATGACGCACAAGAAGCCCGCAAATTGCGCGGCTGGGGCGTTGATACCGTGTTCACCGATGTGCCGGATGTTATCCGCGAGGCGATGTTCCACGTTCACTAA
- the pnp gene encoding polyribonucleotide nucleotidyltransferase, whose product MFNIYRKEFELGGKKVVLETGKIARQADGAVMATMGGTTVLCTVVGARSLREGQDFFPLSVHYQEKAYAAGKIPGGFFKREGRPSEKEVLVSRLIDRPVRPLFPEGFLNEVQVIATVVAHDMENDPDIVAMIGVSAALTISGIPFMGPIGAARVGYVNGQYVLNPTLSERTNSVLDLVVAGTAEGVLMVESEAQELSEEVMLGAVMFGWNSFQTVIKNIIGLAEMCAKEPWDVPQARPEVVEMTKAMKAKFEAPLSKAYLEPIKQTRYELVGELKKQAVEEFVSEEKNLSKETVAAAFKTLEADVVRGRILKEGMRIDGRDTKTIRPIVAEVGVLPRAHGSALFTRGETQALVVTTLGTGQDEQIMDALEGEYKQRFMLHYNFPPYSVGEAGRMSSPGRREIGHGKLAWRAINPLLPKAEEFPYTVRNVSEITESNGSSSMASVCGSSLAMMDAGVPLARPIAGIAMGLIKEGNDFAVLSDILGDEDHLGDMDFKVAGTEKGVTALQMDIKITSITEEIMTIAVKQAREGRLHILGEMAKALTSARTEMSEYAPQIVTLTVPKEKIREVIGTGGKVIREIVEKTGTKIDIEDDGTIKVAASDAKAIEEAVRIIRGITDDPEVGAIYDGKVVKTTDFGAFVNFMPGKDGLVHISELASQRVAATTDVVKEGDMVKVLLIGFDDRGKIKLSMKRVDQQTGEQIAIEERKPRGEREAG is encoded by the coding sequence ATGTTTAATATCTATCGCAAAGAGTTCGAACTGGGCGGCAAAAAAGTCGTTCTCGAAACTGGCAAAATCGCCCGTCAGGCTGACGGCGCCGTTATGGCCACAATGGGCGGCACGACCGTTCTGTGCACCGTTGTTGGCGCGCGCAGCTTGCGCGAAGGTCAGGATTTCTTCCCCCTGTCCGTTCACTACCAAGAAAAAGCATACGCCGCCGGTAAAATCCCGGGTGGCTTCTTCAAACGCGAAGGCCGCCCGAGCGAGAAGGAAGTGCTGGTCAGCCGCCTGATCGACCGTCCGGTCCGCCCGCTGTTCCCGGAAGGTTTTCTGAATGAAGTTCAGGTTATCGCCACCGTGGTTGCACACGACATGGAAAACGATCCGGATATCGTGGCCATGATCGGCGTTTCCGCCGCACTGACCATTTCCGGTATCCCGTTCATGGGCCCGATTGGCGCCGCGCGCGTTGGCTACGTTAACGGCCAATATGTTCTGAACCCGACCTTGTCCGAACGCACGAACTCTGTTCTGGATCTGGTTGTTGCCGGTACAGCCGAAGGCGTTCTGATGGTTGAATCCGAAGCCCAGGAACTGTCCGAAGAAGTGATGCTGGGTGCCGTTATGTTCGGCTGGAACAGCTTCCAGACGGTCATTAAAAACATCATCGGCCTGGCCGAAATGTGCGCGAAAGAGCCTTGGGACGTACCGCAAGCCCGCCCGGAAGTGGTCGAAATGACCAAAGCCATGAAGGCGAAATTCGAAGCCCCGCTGTCCAAGGCCTATCTGGAGCCGATCAAGCAAACCCGTTACGAACTGGTTGGTGAACTGAAGAAACAAGCCGTTGAGGAATTTGTTTCCGAAGAGAAAAACCTGTCCAAGGAAACCGTTGCTGCAGCCTTCAAAACGCTGGAAGCCGACGTGGTCCGTGGCCGCATCCTGAAAGAAGGCATGCGTATCGATGGCCGTGACACGAAAACCATTCGTCCGATCGTGGCCGAAGTTGGTGTTCTGCCGCGTGCACACGGTTCCGCTTTGTTCACCCGTGGCGAAACCCAGGCATTGGTTGTCACCACGCTGGGCACCGGTCAGGACGAGCAGATCATGGACGCGCTGGAAGGCGAATACAAACAACGCTTCATGCTGCACTACAACTTCCCACCCTATTCCGTTGGTGAAGCCGGCCGCATGAGCAGCCCGGGCCGCCGCGAAATCGGTCACGGTAAACTGGCATGGCGTGCGATTAACCCGCTGCTGCCGAAGGCTGAGGAATTCCCGTACACCGTTCGTAACGTGTCGGAAATTACCGAATCCAACGGCTCATCTTCCATGGCGTCCGTTTGCGGTTCGTCCCTGGCAATGATGGATGCGGGTGTTCCGCTGGCACGCCCGATCGCGGGTATTGCCATGGGCCTGATCAAGGAAGGCAACGACTTCGCCGTTCTGTCCGACATTCTAGGTGATGAAGATCACCTGGGCGACATGGACTTCAAAGTTGCTGGCACGGAAAAAGGCGTAACTGCCCTGCAGATGGACATCAAGATCACCTCGATCACCGAGGAAATCATGACCATCGCCGTGAAACAAGCACGCGAAGGCCGCCTGCACATCCTGGGCGAAATGGCCAAGGCATTGACGTCCGCACGGACCGAAATGTCCGAATACGCACCGCAAATCGTAACCCTGACCGTACCGAAGGAAAAAATTCGCGAAGTCATTGGTACGGGCGGTAAAGTCATCCGCGAAATCGTTGAGAAAACCGGCACGAAAATCGACATCGAAGACGATGGCACGATTAAAGTGGCCGCGTCCGACGCGAAAGCCATCGAAGAAGCCGTACGCATTATCCGCGGCATCACCGATGATCCGGAAGTTGGCGCGATCTATGACGGCAAAGTTGTGAAGACCACTGATTTCGGTGCCTTCGTCAACTTCATGCCGGGCAAAGACGGCCTGGTTCACATTTCCGAGCTGGCTTCTCAACGCGTTGCAGCCACCACCGACGTGGTCAAAGAAGGCGACATGGTTAAGGTTCTGCTGATCGGTTTCGACGACCGCGGCAAGATCAAATTGTCCATGAAACGCGTTGACCAACAAACCGGTGAACAAATCGCAATCGAAGAGCGCAAACCGCGCGGCGAACGCGAAGCTGGTTAA
- a CDS encoding 2,3-bisphosphoglycerate-dependent phosphoglycerate mutase gives MNTLVLLRHGQSQWNLENRFTGFHDIDLSDLGREEARQAGLRLKAAGIQFDQVFTSTLQRAGHTAEIALTNAGQADLLNTMIRHDDLRERDYGDLTGLNKDETRAKFGDEQVHIWRRSYDVNPPGGESLKDVVENRVRPYYNANIKPLVDGGKNVLIAAHGNSLRGILIVLGAETPETINAAEMETGVPLVFEMENGKILKRYALKEAPAA, from the coding sequence ATGAACACGCTCGTCCTGCTGCGCCATGGTCAAAGCCAATGGAACCTGGAAAACCGCTTCACCGGTTTCCACGATATCGACCTGAGCGATCTGGGTCGTGAAGAAGCACGTCAGGCGGGTCTGCGCCTGAAGGCGGCGGGCATTCAGTTTGATCAGGTGTTTACCAGCACATTGCAACGCGCTGGCCATACGGCGGAAATTGCGCTGACCAATGCGGGGCAGGCGGATTTGCTGAACACCATGATCCGCCACGATGATTTGCGCGAGCGTGATTACGGCGATCTGACCGGATTGAACAAGGATGAAACCCGCGCGAAATTTGGCGATGAACAGGTGCATATTTGGCGCCGGTCCTATGACGTCAACCCGCCGGGTGGGGAGTCGTTGAAGGACGTGGTCGAAAACCGCGTGCGCCCGTATTACAACGCGAACATCAAACCGCTGGTCGATGGTGGCAAAAACGTATTGATTGCCGCCCACGGCAATTCACTGCGCGGTATCCTGATCGTTCTGGGCGCGGAAACGCCGGAGACCATCAACGCCGCCGAAATGGAAACGGGCGTTCCGTTGGTGTTTGAAATGGAAAACGGCAAAATCCTGAAGCGTTATGCGTTGAAAGAAGCGCCGGCGGCTTAA